From Carassius auratus strain Wakin unplaced genomic scaffold, ASM336829v1 scaf_tig00214599, whole genome shotgun sequence:
TGTACACTCACCCGTCgatcagaaggtcccactgggggagACTGAGTGGACTGGGGGTTGAAGTCGTCCAACAACGTCCCAGCgtcaggacaatgttggggtcggtcctctccataatgtgcacctcaacatacacaggctctcgcaggacttttgtgatgggataatcagcgTCACTGTAAtaggacgtgtaggcctcatcccctgaggaacaacactggggtttaaccagactccagtttgaaaggctttaggcagacacaggacaagaccttaccttcagcacagcctttggtgacgcattggccattggccagtctgagctccaccctgagaggtccaggagcagctactggtggaggtggaggaacagagttgacctccacaaccagagcttccactGAAGTTCCTGAAtatctacactggaagagaaacctGGACGACACACAGCGAGCTTGTAGCATTTATCAGGGATTAATGGTCACACCAAGACATGGATCACCTACTCaaaatgactgtcccttgtgatagaaccatatggtccaatccccacttcatacgaGGAGGTCATTCGGTTTTCATACACCACATATCCGCTGTCCTCCTGTGAATAGGAACAGTGTCAGCATCCAGTCCATCACAAGcaaatgcagaataaaaccagtagcagctgctcaccatcacgctcgtgccacatgcggtcacagggaactggtatatagcaaaggaaggtgtagaccccacaggagcacaaggtgggtcatttccacccagtagatgaaccgtatccagactcagtcgaggcagaGTAACATCTCTagacaccactaccacaaactgaccatctctaataCACTGGACGGTCACTAGAACAAGGTACAAGAGCAGGTTAAATTCAGAGAATCAGTTTGACACGAACGGAATAAGATTGGGAACACTTACCCGCCCTTCCATAGAAACACTGCTGTCCGttaaagcagcagttgatagcttcacactcagcaccactgatcccaggtagaccacattggatctgctcagaatcagctacagCTACACATTTATCAAAGGGCTCTGCCTGCACTACTGGCTTCTGAAACTGCTGTTTAACTGGCTTCTGAATcggaaactgcggcttagttaactgttgaacaggcttctgaagtggaaattGCGGGTTAGGTAGGTGTTGAACTGGTTTCTGAatcggaaactgctggttagttagctgttgaacaggcttctgaagcggaaactgcggcttagttagctgttgaactggcttccgaagcggaaactgctggttagttagcggttgaacaggcttctgaagcggaTACTGCGGCTTAGTTAACtgttgaacaggcttctgaagtggaaattGCGGGTTAGGTAGGTGTTGAACTGGTttctgaagtggaaactgctggttagttagctgttgaacaggcttctgaagcggaaactgttggttagttagctgttgaactggcttctggagCTGAAACTGCTGGTCAGTCTGCTGGAGCTGAAACTGCTGGTCAGTCTGCTGCATCATCAGAGCTTGAGCATCCTGAAGCGACTTACTCCACTGTGGAACAGCATGACAGAAAGCACAGACCAACGAAATCTGAACCAAACACCAACTTCCAGCCATTGTTCAACAGCTAAACACAAAGAGGAGACATTGCCCTTTGGTCTTTTTCTATTCTACAGATTTCAGCTAATTAACGATAGTCCCTCCCTCTTCATTAACAACTGAGTGGACAAATCCCAGGGTTGTAAATGGACATGTAAAACCGTTCTGGAGAATTTTTGCCCATACCCAAGCCACGTACCTTTTTATGtagatatcatttaaaatattgtatcaatgcattctatggcacctttaactgggattatgaactcatattttggccGGAAACAATAGTTTGAATTTCTtaacgatggatttgtttcttataaacacaaagcCTTTCACTTCAAAAGACAGTAATtgatgtgaattacttgtggattatattgatatttatatcagctctttggactttcgttctgatgccacccattcactgcagaggattcattggggagcaagtgatgtaattctacatttttccaaatcttttccaatgataaactaaaaaccatttaaaagagagagagatttttacgaatattctatattatttgagtcatatcaggggcttttttaatgacattcatTGTCTATCATAGACACACAGTCaaactttaattgtaaaattgtgaataaGTGTAGATGAAAATCTCAGATCCTTATCAATCCTTCCATTGGCTAGTGACATTCCAGAACGTTCTCATTTGTTAATTTGTTGAATCAAAGGTAATCAATCAAGCTGAAAGGGGAGGAGCCGCTTAAATTCAAAGCTGTACTTAATGGCAAAGACGAGGACTGGTGGGTATTGTGTTAACGTTTGTCAGGATGGGTCTTTTGCAATATGTGTTAGTGCTGGTTGTGCTTGTGGTGTTTGATCTGAAGAATGCTTTTGGAAGTTTGAGATCCAGTCAAAGTCCAAAAAGCAAGAAGCATCAATCATATCCAGCTTCCAGAGTGCCTGTTTCTTCTCAAGTGCTCGGAAACACTTTGCAGAAGGCTTCTCTGTCTCAGAGTCTTGACTACAGAGGATTTGCACAAGAGCCTCTTGGTCTTCAGGAGAAGCAGGTGTTGCAGGGTCCAGTGAAGCCTTTGGACTGGAGGTTTCCCACTGTTCCAGAAGTGCCGAGTGAGATGGCGGTGGACTTCCATTTGAGGCAACCTGTGACTCCCAGTAGTGTAGCTATTCAATGCGGTGAGAACCGGGTTCATGTGGAGGTACAGCAGGACTTGTTTAGCAATGGTGAACTGATCCAGCCATCTGGTCTGACTTTGGGAGGATGTCCTGTTGTCGGTTTGGTCCCAGGCTCCAAGGTGCTCTTCTTTGACAATGAACTGCAGGACTGCAATAGTGTGTTGATGGTAAGAGCGGTTAAGTGTTACTAGATTTATTGAACCCTACTAAAAATGGGCCCTTGTTTTGGTATCGACGGTTCCCTGAATCTATATCTGGGGAAAAACTCTTAATAACCGCTTACTCGGGTAACCAAGTGTTATGGCATGACTTGCTAAGATGCCTTTAGGAATGGGGGGGGGTTTGGGGAGAATCCTCTAGGTAACAACGTCCGTCTCCTATAGATGACCAAGGATGAGCTTGTCTACACCTTTGCCCTTACCTACACTCCTGAGGCGTTTGCTGGCACTCCGATTACCCGTGCAGGTGGTGCAGTTATTGGTGTTCAATGCCATTATCAAAGGTAAGTGACCTTTTGTGACTCGTGGCATTGCTTGCGGTGGTGGAACTGGAAGCCCGTTTAATTGGTAACTTGAACGGCAGGTTTCAAAATGTCAGCGGTAATGCCTTGAAGCCAACTTGGGTCCCTTATGCCTCAACGGAGGCTGGTGAAGAAGTCTTGCTGTTCTCCCTGAAGCTCATGATGGGTTTGTGCAGTTTCTCTAGACCTCCTGCCTTCTGAACGAGGCTGTGCCTAAGCAGTTCTTCCCTCTTGCAGATGACTGGTCCTTTGAGAGGCCTTCAAACTCTTACTTCCTGGGTGACGTTATTAATGTTGAGGCATCTGTGAAGGTATACAACCACGTCCctctgcgtgtgtttgtggacaGCTGTGTGGCCACCCAAGTACCTGATGTGAACGCCCTTCCGAGATATTTGTTCATTGAGAATCATGGGTGTGTTCATGTCACCAGATGCTGCAGAGTTGACTTGTTCTCGCGTTTGCTCCTTGTAACCACTTTGTCCCCGACAACTACTTTTCACTcctttttttttagatgtcttGTGGATGCCAAGGTCACAGCTTCCAGCTCGCGCTTCATGCCTCGATCCCAGGAGGACAAAATCCGGTTCCAGCTGGAGGCCTTCATGTTCCAGGGGGGATCCAGTCCTTCTGTATGTATTATGAGTGTTTGGGAGAACGACCTCTCCCATTTGCTTTGGTTTGTGACCCCTTACCCGTGGTGTCTCTTGCAGATCTACATGACGTGTGTTCTGAAGGCCACTCTTGCTTCTGCACCTAGTGACGCGCTCCACAAATCCTGTTCCTTTGCCAATGGGTATGTTCATGCCACTTACGAAtacattaaaggtgccatgtctGATTTTTCGTATTGCAGGTGGCTTGCTGCTGATGGGAACCACCAGGTTTGTGGTTGCTGTGACTCCACATGTGGTCCTGATGGTGGAACTGCTGCTTCTCCTTTTGGAGGTAGGAAGGTGCTTTTAAGCTTGGTTTTTGACCCTTCAAGCACTTAACTCTGGTGTCTGCTTTTTCTAGGCCTTCAGTGGGAAGGGAAGGCCTCGCTCGGTCCTGTAGTGGTTCAAGAGCACAAGAAGACTTTGGCTGGTCTTCAATAAATGTGGGGGAGCAAACTTATTCTTGCTTCGGTTTTTCTTGTCTAGTTTAACCAATTGATTTGAGCGAGGAAGCGGGTAGTCCTACTGTACCTATTCTCTTGCCAGAAGGAAAGGCTCCCTTTTCGCGTTAGGGAAGTTAATAACCCTTTTAAAGGGACCTGCTGTGAGCTCCCTTTTGATGAGTACTGTAAAGGTGGAATACATTGCCCATGATGCTGTAAAGGGACTGCTGTTAATTGGCACTTGTGCCAAGAGTTCTGCGTGAACGTCCACTTCCTTGAAGCACTGCAGATTTTGCGTGCCTCTTATGCAGTGAACTTGATTTCTTCGTGTTGGTAACTTCAAATGAGCAGTTTAATTTTCTCCTTGCATCCCCAAATAGGTTTGCTCAGTTAAATTTGTTTCCTAATGCTCCTTGTTGACATCTCTAATGCTTTTAAATCCATGTACAATAAAAGCGCACTCCCAGTATCAACACTGGCACAACATTTTCCACCTTCAGATGGGTTATTTATAGGTTTTCCATTGTGTTAGGAAAATGGCAGGCATCTCTTAAGTTCAATTTAGTATTTGGGGAGCCAAACTTGCAGAACCTGTACTGACGTAAGGGGGTTTTTGTGCAGTAGCAGGTCAAttataattctgaaaaataattgcCGAAATGACACTCAAATAGAACtaatgtttggactctcagtgaATGACCTCTTTTGAAAACTGTTGGCTTGTGCAACATCTTGGGCGGTTTGTTTCTAGCACAgtttcaatattaaagggatactccaccccaaattgAAAATCGTCATCACTTGCCCCCAAGTCGTTCCCAACCCATAagagcttcgttcatctttggaacacaacttattttggaggaaaaccaggaggcttgtgattggcccacagactgccaagtaaaatgcactgtcaaggtccagaaaagcatcCTTGGAGTAGTCAGACTGTGTAcgttcttctgtgtcagccgcgccacaagctTGTGTTTTCTACATAAATTTACGCCTTGATTTGAAAGAGAACCGTGGCATCCACTAGCATATGCCGTTTGCGTTCAGCAGGTGTTTTTCAAAATGGCGCTAGGGTGATGtggggagagacagaggagaccatctgttgaataaagtctttgttTCATTTGTGTACAAAGTGTTCTCATCGCTTCCTAACGTTACGGTTcatccactgatggcagatgggtaATTCTGAcggtgcttttcatacttttctggaccttgaccgaCGAGTGTTTTACTTGGGGATGGTCAcaggcctcccggttttcatccaaaatatctttaaccCCTTTGCTGTCAAGGATCGTCACCGGCCCcagattattgttttactttcacagcacgttaaacatcactctcttacttgaccTGGAGAAACTGCGCAtcagttgaaagtttaaagactgtagcttcaatatttgaccaatgttttgataaaacagtgaccgttatttagtaatttatgtcaggagtacaAAATAGGAGCCATTTttagaatagaaattcaccaagcattcatattcagtcacgtctgcaGTGGTTTGTGTTGTCATAGATTCACTGAAAAGCGTCAAATAGGGTTTATAGGCAAAAGTTGCATATACACagagatatatttactgatgtttactttatatttcttcagacagaatcataatttctattcattttccactggttTACGCGATCTGATGGTAATGATCCGCTCCCAGCCCTGTCTCTGTGTGTATAGTCTTCCGTGTGTGCACTGACAGAGACCGGATTCGCCCGTGTCTTGTCCATCATAACGGTGCATCATATGCCGCCCCGTCCTACCCATGATGCATTTCCTGTACACTTCCGTGTTGATATCTgaccacaacaacacagagaaacctctgtacccatgaaatatccaaataataaacacacGATTACGTTAGTTAATGGTTGGTATGCGATTTTCTTGAGATTTGGGgcgtttttataacaatattaaaaatgtacatctgaaatgctaacttgtgcagcgatgtaaaaggctataaatagcaaaTTCCACATGTGATCGCAAAAGGAGGTTATTACAAACCTCAGtcagggtttaaagtgagttttgagtaaaagtgtactaataatttcataaatagtcttatgtagcttgatgctaacgttaggtctaatgcagctacatagcaggtgcagttcttcttcataatgcattttgtaatagttttgtcaaaggttgtaagaaaatgttttgttgtatttttatagtaaggctTTTGATAACAGTGGGGTAAATGTATACTGGAAGTGAAGCGATGTGGCTTGGTAAACCTTGAAATACCAGAACAAAGGCTAAAAGTagcgaaataaaaacaaaagaatgatgATAAATGAAGAATGAGGATTTTGTGTCATACCTGGCCGATGTGCGAAAGGCTCGTTTCGgaagaacaatagaatcatgaatggggcagTTTTGCCGGTCCAAACAAGAGATAATCAGGAGTCATAAATCAATTTTGTTAGCCTTTTatgagccttctctaaaaacacacatgacatggtcttagaaaaggtttcataaaattcacactttgtgagatcatattctgaaataaagtattagtagacttgtggctttagcttcaTTATGTATCTAAAATCATATCCTACATCATTTAATACACTTcaataggtttttaatatttttattgacatGTTTGAGCTTATCTCGATTATAACGgtctgagtaattctgattcctgaacagtaaactttgaagtgtcagctttgtgaacattatGTATCTAGTAAGAAAGACTCCTAAGCAGCAACCTTTTAATTTTGGTTATGTCATTTGTGTCTCCATGCTGAAAATGAGTGGTGACAAGTAAGgggttaaattgtgttccgaagacgaatgaagtttttacaggtttggaacaacacggggGTAGGTAAGTGATTAGTGACacaattttggggtgaagtatccctttaatatcacTACTTTGAGTTGCGGACAATTGACACCGTTTCGTGTTTGCTTCAAGACAGTCGAGAATTGATTTCCACTTAAAACTTGAGCTCAGCGATTTgagttgtatttaaaacaaaagccgcaagtaatccacataactttatatattctgaatgtcgggaaccaaactactgtttggaagacaagttaaaaaaaaataaaataaataataataaggggAGCCTTGTGCCGCCCCAGGTTAGCAACTGGAGGAAGGATTAAGGAAAGCACAAACTTACAAAAGGTTGTGGAACCTTGGTTTAATAGTGAGAGGggaaagaataaaaacactgGGAAGAGGCATGTAATCCCGCATTCTGCCGAACCAAAACAATACCAATAGACAAAAAGACACCTAAGGGTTctgaaaagtttattaaaaacactagatttacatgaccagagtaacttctccactagaaaccacagtctgctcccCAGAGACAGCCTTGATACGAGTGTCTCTTCCTGAAAGAGAGATGTTCAAAGTGAGAATGCACTTCTAAAATGCCCAGTTCCTCTTGTCAAGAGCAAGAACTCACGTTTCCTGGTGCAGCTTTGCTCACAAGAGCcagatgatggatggcacacctctgtagtgcagtggatgaagatctgacagggaAGAAAGAGGCTCAAGTCATCGAATCCACAAGTAGTAAATATACAGATGTTCAAGTAAAGGGGGGCATACGGTTTCCTGCAGAGCAGCCAGTGAGGctggatctacaaatgtgaacatcttcacaacaaagcgcttgtagtgggttgggaactgaagaccagacgatccagtcactggaaccagtgtggtcagatagcggtcgtcctggtaagggcatctgaaaacaagagaaaaaaaaagttagaaaggGTCTCCCAGCAGACTAACTGGATAAAGATTGGCTGTACACTCACCCGTCgatcagaaggtcccactgggggagACTGAGTGGACTGGGGGTTGAAGTCGTCCAACAACGTCCCAGCgtcaggacaatgttggggtcggtcctctccataatgtgcacctcaacatacacaggctctcgcaggacttttgtgatgggataatcagcgTCACTGTAAtaggacgtgtaggcctcatcccctgaggaacaacactggggtttaaccagactccagtttgaaaggctttaggcagacacaggacaagaccttaccttcagcacagcctttggtgacgcattggccattggccagtctgagctccaccctgagaggtccaggagcagctactggtggaggtggaggaacagagttgacctccacaaccagagcttccactGAAGTTCCTGAAtatctacactggaagagaaacctGGACGACACACAGCGAGCTTGTAGCATTTATCAGGGATTAATGGTCACACCAAGACATGGATCACCTACTCaaaatgactgtcccttgtgatagaaccatatggtccaatccccacttcatacgaGGAGGTCATTCGGTTTTCATACACCACATATCCGCTGTCCTCCTGTGAATAGGAACAGTGTCAGCATCCAGTCCATCACAAGcaaatgcagaataaaaccagtagcagctgctcaccatcacgctcgtgccacatgcggtcacagggaactggtatatagcaaaggaaggtgtagaccccacaggagcacaaggtgggtcatttccacccagtagatgaaccgtatccagactcagtcgaggcagaGTAACATCTCTagacaccactaccacaaactgaccatctctaataCACTGGACGGTCACTAGAACAAGGTACAAGAGCAGGTTAAATTCAGAGAATCAGTTTGACACGAACGGAATAAGATTGGGAACACTTACCCGCCCTTCCATAGAAACACTGCTGTCCGttaaagcagcagttgatagcttcacactcagcaccactgatcccaggtagaccacattggatctgctcagaatcagctacagCTACACATTTATCAAAGGGCTCTGCCTGCACTACTGGCTTCTGAAACTGCTGTTTAACTGGCTTCTGAATcggaaactgcggcttagttaactgttgaacaggcttctgaagtggaaattGCGGGTTAGGTAGGTGTTGAACTGGTTTCTGAATcagaaactgctggttagttagctgttgaacaggcttctgaagcggaaactgcggcttagttagctgttgaactggcttccgaagcggaaactgctggttagttagcggttgaacaggcttctgaagcggaTACTGCggcttagttagctgttgaacaggcttctgaagcggaaactgcggcttagttagctgttgaactggcttccgaAGCGGAAACTgttggttagttagctgttgaactggcttctggagCTGAAACTGCTGGTCAGTCTGCTGGAGCTGAAACTGCTGGTCAGTCTGCTGCATCATCAGAGCTTGAGCATCCTGA
This genomic window contains:
- the LOC113092472 gene encoding zona pellucida sperm-binding protein 4-like, translated to MAGSWCLVQISLVCAFCHAVPQWSKSLQDAQALMMQQTDQQFQLQQTDQQFQLQKPVQQLTNQQFPLQKPVQQLTNQQFPLQKPVQHLPNPQFPLQKPVQQLTKPQYPLQKPVQPLTNQQFPLRKPVQQLTKPQFPLQKPVQQLTNQQFPIQKPVQHLPNPQFPLQKPVQQLTKPQFPIQKPVKQQFQKPVVQAEPFDKCVAVADSEQIQCGLPGISGAECEAINCCFNGQQCFYGRAVTVQCIRDGQFVVVVSRDVTLPRLSLDTVHLLGGNDPPCAPVGSTPSFAIYQFPVTACGTSVMEDSGYVVYENRMTSSYEVGIGPYGSITRDSHFEFLFQCRYSGTSVEALVVEVNSVPPPPPVAAPGPLRVELRLANGQCVTKGCAEGDEAYTSYYSDADYPITKVLREPVYVEVHIMERTDPNIVLTLGRCWTTSTPSPLSLPQWDLLIDGCPYQDDRYLTTLVPVTGSSGLQFPTHYKRFVVKMFTFVDPASLAALQETIFIHCTTEVCHPSSGSCEQSCTRKRRDTRIKAVSGEQTVVSSGEVTLVM
- the LOC113092462 gene encoding zona pellucida sperm-binding protein 4-like, whose protein sequence is MAGSWCLVQISLVCAFCHAVPQWSKSLQDAQALMMQQTDQQFQLQQTDQQFQLQKPVQQLTNQQFPLRKPVQQLTKPQFPLQKPVQQLTKPQYPLQKPVQPLTNQQFPLRKPVQQLTKPQFPLQKPVQQLTNQQFLIQKPVQHLPNPQFPLQKPVQQLTKPQFPIQKPVKQQFQKPVVQAEPFDKCVAVADSEQIQCGLPGISGAECEAINCCFNGQQCFYGRAVTVQCIRDGQFVVVVSRDVTLPRLSLDTVHLLGGNDPPCAPVGSTPSFAIYQFPVTACGTSVMEDSGYVVYENRMTSSYEVGIGPYGSITRDSHFEFLFQCRYSGTSVEALVVEVNSVPPPPPVAAPGPLRVELRLANGQCVTKGCAEGDEAYTSYYSDADYPITKVLREPVYVEVHIMERTDPNIVLTLGRCWTTSTPSPLSLPQWDLLIDGCPYQDDRYLTTLVPVTGSSGLQFPTHYKRFVVKMFTFVDPASLAALQETIFIHCTTEVCHPSSGSCEQSCTRKRRDTRIKAVSGEQTVVSSGEVTLVM
- the LOC113092468 gene encoding zona pellucida sperm-binding protein 3-like; the protein is MGLLQYVLVLVVLVVFDLKNAFGSLRSSQSPKSKKHQSYPASRVPVSSQVLGNTLQKASLSQSLDYRGFAQEPLGLQEKQVLQGPVKPLDWRFPTVPEVPSEMAVDFHLRQPVTPSSVAIQCGENRVHVEVQQDLFSNGELIQPSGLTLGGCPVVGLVPGSKVLFFDNELQDCNSVLMMTKDELVYTFALTYTPEAFAGTPITRAGGAVIGVQCHYQRFQNVSGNALKPTWVPYASTEAGEEVLLFSLKLMMDDWSFERPSNSYFLGDVINVEASVKVYNHVPLRVFVDSCVATQVPDVNALPRYLFIENHGCLVDAKVTASSSRFMPRSQEDKIRFQLEAFMFQGGSSPSIYMTCVLKATLASAPSDALHKSCSFANGWLAADGNHQVCGCCDSTCGPDGGTAASPFGGLQWEGKASLGPVVVQEHKKTLAGLQ